The Hymenobacter sp. GOD-10R genome includes a window with the following:
- a CDS encoding sigma-70 family RNA polymerase sigma factor, translating to MGKGQPSYTDEEFVMAIRRGDDRALAQLYRLHLPMVSHFVLQNSGTEDEAKDVYQEGVMVFYEKVRDGSLELSCQIKTYLYAVCRRLWLKRLAEKGRFGVRLDDHEPYLETGAEADLAEAEERDRRFALMGEALEQIGEPCKSLLEGFYLLDRSMQQLTADFGYTNADNAKNQKYKCLVRLKKLFFSHYKEEESY from the coding sequence ATGGGCAAGGGTCAACCTTCCTACACCGATGAAGAGTTCGTGATGGCTATCCGTCGCGGCGACGACCGGGCGCTAGCCCAACTCTACCGGCTACACTTGCCGATGGTTTCGCACTTTGTGCTGCAAAACAGTGGCACTGAGGACGAAGCCAAGGACGTGTACCAAGAGGGGGTGATGGTGTTCTATGAGAAAGTACGCGACGGCTCCTTGGAGCTTAGCTGCCAGATCAAGACCTACCTCTACGCCGTGTGCCGCCGCTTGTGGCTGAAACGCCTCGCCGAGAAAGGCCGCTTCGGCGTCCGCCTCGACGACCACGAGCCTTACCTCGAAACCGGAGCCGAGGCTGACTTAGCCGAAGCCGAGGAGCGCGACCGCCGCTTTGCCCTGATGGGGGAAGCGCTGGAGCAAATCGGGGAACCTTGCAAGTCGCTTTTGGAAGGTTTTTACCTGCTGGACCGTTCGATGCAGCAGCTCACGGCGGATTTTGGCTACACGAATGCCGACAACGCCAAGAATCAGAAATACAAGTGCCTGGTGCGCCTGAAAAAATTATTTTTCTCTCACTACAAGGAAGAAGAATCTTACTAA
- a CDS encoding MoxR family ATPase has protein sequence MTEANVRQLLAKLPPLREEIGKIIVGQTQVLDEVLVALLAGGHALLEGVPGLAKTLLVRTLASATDLPFRRIQFTPDLMPTDILGTEVLEEDHGTGHRSFKFNEGPIFASLVLADEINRTPPKTQAALLEAMQEGHVTYAGQEHALPKPFFLLATQNPIEQSGTYPLPEAQLDRFLLYIRIGYPTEQEELAVLSGTTGTARAEVRSVLGGEDIRQLQQLVRQVSLSPELLGFVNRLVRATRPATSTVKFIQDYGRWGAGPRAGQALILCAKARALLQGRFAATLDDIKTLAPPVLRHRVLLNFNAEAENLTPDDAVAELLKAVPV, from the coding sequence GTGACTGAAGCTAACGTTCGTCAACTCCTCGCCAAGCTCCCGCCGCTACGGGAGGAAATCGGAAAAATTATCGTCGGCCAAACGCAGGTGCTCGATGAAGTGTTGGTAGCCTTATTAGCCGGTGGCCACGCGCTACTGGAAGGCGTGCCGGGCCTGGCCAAAACGCTGCTCGTGCGCACCCTAGCCAGCGCCACCGACCTCCCCTTCCGCCGCATCCAGTTCACCCCCGACCTGATGCCGACTGATATCCTAGGTACTGAGGTATTGGAGGAAGACCATGGCACTGGCCACCGCTCGTTCAAGTTCAACGAAGGTCCCATTTTCGCCAGCCTCGTGCTAGCTGACGAAATCAACCGGACGCCGCCCAAAACCCAGGCGGCTCTCCTGGAAGCCATGCAGGAAGGCCACGTAACGTACGCCGGCCAAGAGCACGCGCTGCCCAAGCCCTTCTTTTTGCTGGCCACCCAGAACCCCATTGAGCAATCAGGTACGTACCCGCTGCCGGAAGCCCAGCTCGACCGTTTTCTGCTGTACATCCGTATCGGCTACCCCACGGAGCAAGAAGAGCTAGCTGTACTAAGTGGCACTACGGGCACGGCGCGGGCTGAAGTGCGTTCGGTGCTTGGGGGCGAGGATATTCGGCAGTTGCAGCAGTTGGTACGCCAGGTGAGCCTCAGCCCCGAGTTGCTTGGCTTCGTCAACCGCCTGGTGCGCGCCACGCGTCCGGCCACGAGCACAGTGAAGTTCATTCAGGACTATGGCCGCTGGGGTGCCGGTCCGCGGGCTGGGCAGGCGCTTATTCTCTGCGCCAAAGCTAGGGCGCTGCTGCAAGGCCGCTTCGCCGCCACCCTCGACGACATCAAAACCCTAGCTCCGCCAGTGTTGCGCCATCGGGTGTTGCTGAATTTCAACGCCGAAGCCGAGAACCTCACGCCCGATGATGCCGTGGCCGAGCTGCTGAAAGCGGTGCCGGTGTAG
- a CDS encoding outer membrane beta-barrel protein, protein MRKTILLSSLFLTWLAPSAKAQVNSKFHFKVEPLSPLKLRYGVRVGAQVTSMTTGAPTRFGLESKNNFWNGQGGLVVDAAFGWLSVQPAVIFSQKGYRVKKHEYQMYLVDGNRFTRLRLNYLEVPVNLIVTVKGVQLFAGPYLGVALSGEYWDKFSGMVRVSESNSTFVQSDYSRKEKAQIGKSRNPNYNSAFSRFDTGYNVGIGYKLGPWQAQLSHMHGVVNTYPNSYTAAGLQAKNRGFQLNATYFFGQP, encoded by the coding sequence ATGCGAAAGACCATACTGCTGAGTTCCCTTTTTCTAACATGGCTAGCGCCATCTGCTAAAGCGCAGGTAAACTCAAAATTCCACTTCAAGGTTGAGCCACTATCCCCGTTGAAGTTGCGCTACGGTGTGCGGGTAGGTGCACAGGTTACCAGCATGACTACCGGTGCCCCGACAAGGTTTGGCCTTGAGTCGAAAAACAACTTCTGGAATGGACAGGGCGGCTTGGTGGTGGACGCCGCTTTTGGCTGGCTGAGTGTGCAACCGGCGGTCATTTTCTCGCAGAAAGGCTACCGCGTAAAAAAACATGAGTATCAAATGTATCTCGTGGATGGCAATAGATTCACTCGGTTACGGCTCAATTACCTGGAAGTACCCGTGAACTTAATAGTTACAGTGAAAGGCGTACAGCTGTTTGCTGGTCCCTACCTAGGCGTTGCACTCAGTGGCGAGTACTGGGATAAATTCTCAGGAATGGTACGGGTCTCCGAATCTAACTCAACCTTTGTGCAATCTGACTACTCGCGCAAGGAGAAGGCTCAGATTGGCAAAAGCAGGAACCCTAACTATAATAGTGCCTTCAGCCGCTTCGATACCGGCTATAACGTGGGGATAGGCTATAAGCTAGGTCCATGGCAAGCGCAGCTTTCGCATATGCACGGCGTTGTAAATACGTACCCAAATAGTTACACTGCCGCCGGTCTGCAAGCCAAGAACCGAGGCTTCCAACTGAATGCCACCTACTTCTTTGGGCAGCCATAA
- a CDS encoding porin family protein — MKRFFTLLLSMALASAAHAQFGFKAGLNAAVLDGTAANVKASYKTQYHIGALYNYKVAGPLSIQPELLYSLQGTERKSDLLDYDTKLHYLNLPVLAKVTLGPVFLEAGPQFGVLLTAKEVGTMLVAPPTPNAPAQYGEVSRQVKDNYKKNDFSLCAGLGFKLHSVLVGARFTAGLNDINAAKPVTGVNDSQLKNRVFQSYVAFQLGK; from the coding sequence ATGAAGCGTTTTTTCACTCTCTTGCTTAGTATGGCCCTGGCCAGCGCGGCCCACGCCCAATTTGGTTTCAAAGCCGGCCTCAACGCGGCGGTGCTCGATGGCACGGCGGCCAATGTGAAAGCTAGCTACAAAACCCAGTACCACATCGGGGCCTTGTACAACTACAAAGTTGCCGGGCCGCTGTCGATTCAGCCGGAGCTGCTGTATTCGCTGCAGGGCACAGAGCGCAAGAGCGACCTGCTTGATTACGACACGAAGCTGCACTACCTCAACCTGCCCGTGCTGGCGAAAGTCACCCTAGGTCCGGTGTTCCTGGAAGCCGGGCCGCAGTTCGGCGTATTGCTGACGGCCAAAGAAGTCGGGACGATGCTCGTGGCGCCGCCCACGCCGAACGCGCCTGCGCAGTACGGAGAGGTGAGCCGGCAGGTGAAGGATAACTACAAGAAAAACGACTTCAGCCTGTGCGCCGGGCTTGGGTTTAAGCTGCATAGCGTGCTCGTAGGTGCCCGGTTCACGGCGGGCCTGAACGACATCAACGCGGCGAAACCTGTTACTGGCGTCAACGATTCGCAACTTAAAAACCGGGTTTTTCAGAGCTACGTAGCGTTTCAGCTCGGTAAGTAG
- a CDS encoding BatA domain-containing protein yields the protein MSAFLLQHPGAGWLALLGVLVPVAIHLWNRRPARLVQVGSLRWLSTAANRRMRSLKLEQLLLLLLRAAVVLVLALALADPARQTPPPPRRGQVLLSPDLLRSSSLTAVRTTVDSLRKQGYELRQLAPGLPRLSLATWRRFDSLATATTTPAAFEPSSDNLWARVQQAADSLPERSLRVFTLATQRSFRGTRPALPAAVRWQVVPLSDSSTWLQAAYQVGPDSLRLLLGASNEAATTFRTATVATPSSSGALRVAGLPSLRYEARSGGAVLRLANGHAVPVQAVAFRLAIYHDAAHAQDATYLRAALRAASLGLPTSPLLTVSSTPPTTSQPLDWLFWLSDAPVPAAWQTRVKQGLHLWREASAVGTPTTATLAYQSAQPIRLLRRDTLGSSHPTTTLWSDGLGQPVLTRVTQGQGATYHLHTRLHPAWSELGSSAELPTLLLPLLQPEASTVADLPQDRRTLAPSQVFAVSQTPALAPKRTNTAPEPTTNNLRAWAVALAALLFGLERWLARRRVAPISSTTV from the coding sequence ATGTCCGCTTTTCTTCTTCAACATCCTGGGGCTGGCTGGCTGGCATTGCTGGGCGTGCTGGTGCCAGTGGCTATTCACCTCTGGAATCGGCGACCGGCACGCTTGGTACAAGTGGGCAGCTTGCGTTGGCTGAGTACCGCCGCCAACCGCCGGATGCGTAGCCTAAAGCTGGAACAACTCCTGCTGTTGCTGCTGCGTGCCGCTGTGGTGCTGGTGTTGGCCCTAGCGCTAGCCGATCCGGCGCGGCAAACGCCGCCACCGCCTCGTCGCGGGCAGGTCTTGCTGAGCCCCGATCTACTTCGTTCCTCTTCCCTCACGGCCGTGCGCACCACAGTTGATTCTTTGCGCAAGCAAGGATACGAGCTGCGACAGTTGGCACCCGGACTGCCACGCCTGTCGCTCGCCACCTGGCGACGCTTCGATTCGCTGGCTACTGCTACTACCACGCCAGCGGCTTTCGAACCTAGCTCCGATAACCTGTGGGCGCGCGTACAACAAGCCGCTGACTCTTTGCCGGAGCGCTCGCTGCGGGTTTTTACGCTGGCCACGCAGCGCAGCTTCCGCGGTACTCGGCCCGCGCTACCTGCGGCGGTGCGCTGGCAGGTCGTGCCACTCTCCGATTCTAGCACTTGGCTACAAGCAGCCTACCAAGTAGGCCCCGACAGCTTGCGCTTGCTCCTAGGCGCCAGCAACGAGGCCGCTACTACGTTTCGGACGGCAACTGTGGCTACGCCTTCTTCAAGCGGAGCACTGCGGGTAGCGGGGTTGCCATCTTTGCGTTACGAAGCTAGGTCGGGCGGTGCGGTGCTTCGCCTAGCGAATGGCCACGCTGTGCCGGTGCAAGCAGTGGCCTTTCGTTTGGCTATTTACCACGATGCTGCTCACGCTCAAGACGCCACTTACTTGCGGGCGGCGCTACGCGCCGCCAGTTTGGGATTACCCACGTCTCCACTTCTAACCGTATCGAGCACACCGCCTACCACTAGCCAGCCGCTTGACTGGCTGTTTTGGCTCAGCGACGCGCCCGTGCCCGCTGCCTGGCAGACGCGGGTTAAGCAAGGTCTACACCTTTGGCGAGAAGCCTCCGCGGTGGGTACCCCCACCACGGCTACGCTGGCTTACCAGAGCGCCCAGCCAATCCGGCTGCTCCGGCGCGATACGCTTGGCTCTTCTCACCCTACCACCACACTTTGGTCAGATGGACTAGGTCAGCCCGTACTCACCCGTGTGACTCAGGGGCAAGGCGCTACCTATCACCTGCACACCCGCCTACACCCGGCCTGGAGCGAGCTAGGGAGCAGCGCCGAATTGCCTACGCTGCTTCTGCCTTTGCTCCAACCTGAAGCCTCGACGGTTGCTGATTTGCCGCAGGACCGTCGGACTTTGGCCCCTTCCCAAGTATTCGCCGTTAGCCAGACGCCTGCTCTTGCTCCGAAGCGTACGAATACAGCGCCCGAGCCCACTACCAACAATTTACGTGCGTGGGCAGTGGCGCTGGCAGCTCTCCTATTTGGTTTGGAACGGTGGCTGGCCCGGCGACGGGTAGCGCCTATCTCATCTACTACTGTATGA
- a CDS encoding outer membrane beta-barrel protein: MRKFILLSFLFLTGLAPVAKAQVDIHIKVDPLSSLKLRYGVRAGAQVTSMTTKPSDFSGPPSFYADFNPKNNFWNGQAGFVLDASFGWLSVQPAVVFSQKGYRINESWQRQLSGTVYDVKSFTRLRLNYLEVPVNLVVTVRGLQLFAGPYLGVALSGEYQDHYAGPVRASESRPIYAFDDWSYKQKLRIGKSSSPYYNDAFRRLDAGYNVGIGYKLGPWQAQLSHMHGVKNTYPSPSIGYNPQVKNRGYQLNATYFFGQP, translated from the coding sequence ATGCGAAAATTTATACTACTCAGCTTCCTCTTCCTGACGGGGTTAGCTCCAGTAGCTAAAGCACAGGTCGACATACATATAAAGGTTGATCCGCTGTCTTCACTAAAGCTGCGCTATGGTGTGCGGGCTGGGGCTCAGGTCACAAGCATGACTACCAAGCCCTCAGATTTCTCAGGCCCTCCCTCGTTTTATGCGGACTTTAATCCGAAAAACAACTTCTGGAACGGACAAGCTGGCTTCGTACTCGATGCGTCGTTTGGCTGGCTGAGCGTGCAACCAGCCGTTGTTTTCTCGCAGAAAGGCTACCGTATAAATGAATCCTGGCAAAGGCAGCTGTCAGGAACTGTTTACGACGTAAAGAGTTTCACGCGGCTGCGGCTCAACTACTTAGAAGTGCCCGTAAACCTAGTAGTCACGGTGCGCGGCCTACAACTGTTTGCTGGTCCCTACCTAGGCGTTGCACTCAGCGGCGAGTACCAAGATCATTACGCAGGGCCCGTACGCGCCTCTGAATCGCGGCCAATCTATGCATTTGATGATTGGTCTTACAAGCAGAAGCTCCGAATTGGTAAGAGTAGTAGCCCCTACTATAACGACGCCTTCCGCCGTCTTGACGCGGGCTATAATGTAGGCATTGGCTATAAGCTAGGTCCATGGCAAGCACAGCTTTCGCACATGCATGGCGTCAAAAACACATACCCTAGCCCATCTATCGGTTATAACCCACAGGTTAAAAACCGAGGTTATCAATTAAATGCCACCTACTTCTTTGGTCAACCATAA
- a CDS encoding DUF4159 domain-containing protein codes for MPAPFTFVRLQYRSGDWDGVDERMPTNLLHSLIQYTKVPVAPKEKVVALDSPELFNYPFCYLSGHRLVQFSAQEKKNFTQYVRNGGFVFVDDCNHDIDGLFARSFEEQMRQCFGAGALKKIPKTHPVYSSFFTFKDGPPPTSFELNGWGDDLVHDYLKGIEINGRLGVLYSNKDYGCEWDYDFRNKRFLAEDNTKFGVNILMYALTA; via the coding sequence ATGCCCGCTCCTTTCACCTTCGTGCGCCTTCAGTACCGCTCCGGCGACTGGGATGGCGTGGATGAGCGTATGCCAACCAATCTGCTTCATTCGCTCATTCAGTACACGAAAGTGCCCGTGGCACCCAAGGAGAAAGTGGTAGCCCTCGACAGCCCCGAGCTGTTCAACTACCCGTTTTGCTACCTCTCGGGGCACCGGTTGGTGCAATTTTCGGCGCAGGAGAAAAAGAACTTCACGCAATACGTGCGCAACGGCGGCTTCGTGTTCGTGGATGATTGCAACCACGATATCGACGGCCTATTTGCCCGCTCCTTCGAGGAGCAGATGCGCCAGTGCTTTGGCGCCGGCGCCCTGAAAAAAATTCCTAAAACTCACCCCGTTTATAGCTCCTTTTTCACCTTTAAAGACGGGCCGCCGCCTACTTCCTTCGAGCTCAACGGCTGGGGCGACGACCTCGTGCACGACTACCTCAAAGGCATCGAAATTAACGGCCGCCTAGGGGTCCTTTACTCCAACAAAGACTATGGCTGCGAGTGGGATTACGACTTCCGCAACAAGCGCTTCCTAGCCGAAGACAATACCAAGTTTGGAGTGAATATCTTGATGTATGCCCTGACTGCGTAG
- a CDS encoding porin family protein translates to MKRLTLILPFLLLVFSAQAQFGVKVGVNEAVLNGENVNADTKYNTSYHAGIFYEFNVLGPLSIQPEVLYALNKSNWKSQFEDFDNKLNYFSVPVLAKVRVGPVFVEAGPQFSYLLKADKNGKIQVQGTSNTTNGGSATDDFKRGDFSLCAGAGLKLGYFLVGARFNAGINDINNVDNLSGVNDARLKNRVFQGYVALQLGK, encoded by the coding sequence ATGAAACGATTAACGCTTATCCTGCCTTTTCTGCTCCTAGTATTTAGCGCTCAAGCTCAGTTTGGCGTGAAAGTCGGCGTCAATGAAGCTGTGCTGAATGGCGAAAACGTCAACGCCGACACTAAGTACAACACCTCGTACCACGCGGGTATCTTCTACGAGTTCAATGTGTTGGGTCCACTCTCTATTCAGCCGGAAGTCCTTTACGCCTTGAACAAAAGCAACTGGAAATCACAGTTCGAAGATTTTGACAATAAACTCAACTACTTCTCCGTGCCAGTGCTAGCTAAGGTGCGCGTCGGCCCTGTGTTTGTGGAGGCCGGTCCGCAGTTCTCGTACTTGCTGAAAGCCGATAAGAATGGCAAGATCCAGGTGCAAGGCACCAGCAACACCACCAACGGCGGCAGCGCCACCGACGACTTCAAGCGCGGCGACTTCAGCTTGTGCGCTGGCGCTGGACTGAAGCTAGGTTACTTTCTGGTGGGAGCTAGGTTCAACGCTGGCATCAACGATATCAACAACGTTGATAATCTGAGCGGCGTGAACGACGCACGGCTGAAAAACCGGGTATTTCAGGGCTACGTGGCGTTGCAACTCGGTAAGTAG
- a CDS encoding DUF58 domain-containing protein, translating into MLNPEILHALRNLPLAAKQAAEGFLAGQHLSRRKGVGMEFSQYRPYQPGDDLRRLDWRLAARSDRYYIRESEVDTSVTVHLLLDASASMNHQDDNGLTKLAYSRLVLAALAYLAQNQGDAVGLTILHPNGLDHIPPRADARQLPRLFHALESVAASGSFPTTSTLAPLTARRQRAITVCISDLYEDEAEINNLLTRLRVASGEIMLLHLLAHNELHFTYRGTVTFEDLETGRTLQLDADQQREAYQEELQTWLRTTAQEARRQGFDYHQLDTAEPLDRAMREFLRKRDSIG; encoded by the coding sequence ATGCTCAACCCTGAAATTCTGCATGCGCTGCGCAACTTGCCACTGGCGGCTAAGCAAGCTGCGGAAGGCTTCTTGGCGGGTCAGCACCTAAGCCGGCGGAAGGGCGTAGGCATGGAGTTTAGCCAGTACCGCCCCTATCAACCTGGTGATGATCTACGCCGCCTAGACTGGCGCTTAGCAGCCCGTTCGGACCGCTACTATATCCGCGAGTCGGAGGTAGATACGAGCGTAACGGTGCACTTGCTGCTGGATGCCAGCGCCAGCATGAACCACCAGGATGATAATGGGCTGACGAAGCTAGCTTACAGTCGTCTGGTGTTGGCAGCCTTGGCTTATCTGGCTCAGAACCAAGGCGACGCGGTAGGATTGACCATTCTGCACCCGAATGGGCTGGATCACATTCCACCTCGCGCCGATGCACGTCAGCTACCTAGGTTGTTTCATGCGCTAGAAAGTGTGGCCGCGTCCGGTAGCTTCCCGACTACTAGTACGCTGGCCCCGCTCACGGCGCGGCGGCAACGGGCCATCACGGTCTGCATCAGCGACTTGTACGAAGATGAGGCAGAAATCAACAACTTGCTCACTCGCCTACGGGTAGCATCGGGCGAAATTATGTTGCTGCACCTGCTGGCGCACAACGAGCTGCACTTCACCTACCGTGGCACCGTCACCTTCGAAGATCTTGAAACTGGCCGTACACTCCAGCTCGATGCCGACCAGCAGCGCGAAGCCTACCAGGAGGAGTTGCAAACCTGGCTGCGCACGACCGCGCAAGAAGCTCGCCGCCAAGGCTTCGACTACCACCAGCTAGATACGGCCGAACCGCTGGACCGCGCCATGCGGGAGTTTCTGCGGAAGCGGGACTCGATCGGTTAA
- a CDS encoding DUF4175 family protein — protein MSPLTSSVSSQAAATSTLRAVWRSYAQRRTFAILLPAVGLALLLIISWLRWPAARWYVVGLGAIGVSWLLWKLWQIWQPDFQDLARRLDRRFAGLEDSTGLLLHEPSELNLLGQLQYQHVATHLAELQSSERSLLPISFRGPAVVAGLAAIVALGLWLIKPKAVLPLAAAQPVAMHFAEDTPKGSTPLAAPRIVETRIMVMPPAYTRRPAFAAAQPSFQCPQESQVRWTVRVSRSAGMAPELELGKQRLKLRLVAGQPSLFTAEQTLTKSTLYRLRFAGRTSDDYAIDVQADQSPVIQIQTPKPYTLVEFGTKPQVPVRVAVRDDYGLTRAQLVATVAQGQGEAVKFKETKADLSGALHGQEQATLAHLLNLPKLGLTYGDEVYFYVQAWDNHQHLTRSDTYLVQWEDTTVQESTTDISLGVNVVPAYFRSQRQIIIDTEKLLAERKGLTAEAFAERGNNLGFDQKVLRLRYGKFLGEEFEKSLGESAGPTADADHHEEGKEGEAGHEEHYEHEHGSAGGRPSTSPTAATDALMEPYMHRHDDSETADFLEPAVKAKLRGVLAQMWEAELRLRTARPAEALPYEYRALRLLKQVQQQTRAYVRKLGYDPPVIPEATLRLTGDLAGAAAPKSQQQLAATPTQPAVREALRVLGTIRQQQSVPAADALLLDRAGATLAQAAVQKPGAYLQALSQLRQLAADVRARRQPCSTCLPSVERALTALLPTPAPAPVRPTGPDRLARRYFQELSR, from the coding sequence ATGAGCCCATTAACTTCTTCTGTTTCATCTCAGGCCGCGGCTACTTCTACCCTCCGGGCAGTGTGGCGCAGCTACGCCCAGCGGCGCACGTTCGCCATTCTGCTGCCTGCGGTGGGCCTAGCGTTGCTCTTGATAATTAGCTGGCTGCGCTGGCCGGCAGCGCGCTGGTATGTCGTGGGGCTGGGAGCCATTGGCGTGAGCTGGCTGCTGTGGAAGCTCTGGCAGATCTGGCAGCCCGACTTCCAGGACCTAGCCCGCCGCCTCGACCGCCGCTTCGCGGGACTGGAAGACAGCACGGGCTTGTTGTTGCACGAACCCTCCGAATTGAACCTACTCGGCCAGCTTCAGTACCAACACGTAGCTACGCACCTCGCCGAGTTGCAGAGCTCCGAACGGTCGTTGCTGCCCATCAGTTTTCGAGGGCCAGCGGTAGTTGCCGGACTGGCAGCCATTGTGGCTTTGGGACTGTGGCTCATTAAGCCGAAAGCCGTTCTTCCACTTGCCGCCGCGCAGCCCGTGGCCATGCACTTTGCCGAGGACACTCCCAAGGGCAGCACGCCGCTCGCTGCGCCTCGTATTGTGGAGACTCGCATTATGGTGATGCCGCCCGCCTACACGCGCCGACCAGCATTTGCTGCGGCACAACCATCGTTTCAATGCCCGCAAGAAAGCCAAGTGCGCTGGACGGTGCGCGTGAGCCGTTCGGCCGGCATGGCGCCGGAGCTAGAGCTAGGCAAGCAGCGCCTCAAGTTGCGCCTCGTAGCCGGTCAACCTAGTTTATTTACAGCCGAACAGACACTTACCAAGTCGACCCTGTACCGGCTGCGCTTTGCCGGCCGCACTTCCGATGATTATGCCATCGACGTGCAAGCTGATCAGAGCCCAGTGATCCAAATTCAAACGCCAAAGCCTTACACGCTGGTGGAGTTTGGCACAAAGCCGCAAGTGCCCGTGCGGGTGGCCGTGCGTGACGACTACGGCCTGACGCGTGCTCAGCTCGTAGCGACGGTAGCGCAGGGCCAAGGCGAAGCCGTGAAGTTCAAGGAAACCAAAGCCGACTTAAGCGGGGCGCTGCATGGGCAAGAACAAGCTACCTTGGCTCACCTGCTCAACTTGCCCAAGCTAGGTCTTACCTACGGCGACGAGGTCTATTTCTACGTGCAGGCTTGGGACAACCACCAGCACCTCACCCGTTCTGACACGTACTTGGTACAATGGGAAGATACTACCGTGCAGGAGAGTACCACCGATATTTCCTTGGGGGTGAATGTAGTGCCGGCCTACTTCCGTAGTCAGCGGCAGATCATTATCGATACGGAAAAGCTGCTGGCCGAACGCAAAGGCTTAACAGCCGAGGCCTTCGCGGAGCGCGGCAACAACCTAGGTTTCGATCAGAAGGTGTTGCGCCTACGCTACGGCAAGTTTTTGGGTGAGGAGTTCGAAAAGAGCCTTGGCGAATCTGCTGGTCCCACTGCCGACGCCGACCATCACGAGGAAGGCAAAGAAGGCGAGGCGGGTCACGAAGAACACTACGAGCACGAGCATGGTAGCGCCGGCGGCCGCCCCAGTACGTCGCCCACAGCCGCCACCGATGCCCTTATGGAGCCCTACATGCACCGCCACGATGACTCAGAAACGGCAGATTTTTTGGAGCCGGCCGTAAAAGCCAAGCTTCGCGGTGTGCTAGCTCAAATGTGGGAGGCCGAGCTGCGCCTGCGCACCGCCCGCCCCGCCGAAGCGCTGCCGTACGAGTATCGCGCCCTGCGCCTGCTCAAACAAGTGCAGCAACAAACGCGCGCTTACGTCCGCAAGCTAGGCTACGACCCGCCCGTGATACCCGAGGCCACCCTTCGGCTCACCGGCGACCTAGCAGGCGCAGCTGCTCCCAAGAGCCAGCAACAGCTAGCCGCTACTCCCACTCAGCCCGCCGTGCGCGAAGCGTTGCGCGTGCTAGGCACTATCCGGCAGCAGCAATCTGTGCCAGCCGCCGATGCGCTCTTGCTCGACCGTGCAGGCGCAACCTTGGCGCAAGCGGCAGTTCAGAAACCGGGGGCTTACTTACAAGCCCTGAGCCAGCTGCGGCAGCTAGCTGCCGATGTTCGGGCGAGGCGGCAGCCTTGCTCCACGTGTCTACCATCGGTCGAGCGGGCACTTACGGCGCTGCTACCGACTCCGGCCCCCGCTCCCGTTCGCCCCACCGGCCCCGACCGATTGGCGCGGCGCTATTTTCAGGAATTAAGTCGCTAA